The DNA sequence ATTCAGTTAAGCGCCCTGTTTCCTCAAGAAAACTGACTTCTTCCGAATACAATCCATTGCCATTTTTTGCGAAATAATCCAGTACCTTAAAGTACAACAATTCAAACTGTGCATGCCTAAGCTTATTGGTAAGCGAATAAACTTTTTGATTTAATCGGTAGAATTCATCCCTGACATTGTACGTAAGGATGTTGACAAGGTTTTGCCTTGCTAATACCCAGTTAAACGTTTTCAGAATTAACAAATATTTATTCATCTTATTCACAGTGTGCCAGTTGGGCTATCGTTGCGCTAATGTTCTGATCGCCCGTTTCAGAAATCGTTTTACCCGTTTCACCGGCCCGGCTGTTTCGATCGCCCCGAAAAGCAGTTGTTGGTGATGCACATCAGCAGGATAATTGCGACTCACGAATTCCGGGTGTTTTAACGGAAACGTTAATTCGTAGGTAGGCAGGTGGGCAATTGGGCTATCTGAATTAGTAAAATGAGTAGCATCTGGCCCGTGTCCAATATTACAAACCAGATTGGCTTTAGGCATTATGACATACTGGCGACGTACCATGGAGAGATAATGAAACTGAAAATCCCAGGTGTGTTCGAACTTATTGCGAAAAAAACAATCAAACTGCTTTCGCCACCAGAGAGAGTACGACTTCTCATTGAACAAAAATCGCTCAAATTCGGGCTTACGATATTGAGTCCACGAATTCAGGTGTAGGTCGAACCCTGTCCAAGCACGTCGCCAGGTGGCCCAGCCCCAACTCGACGGGAAAATTGAGTAATAATAATCTGACTCTATCGGCATGGGCTGAGGAGTCTGAAAGTTATTCCCCGAAATGGCCGAGATTCGTAAATCATCCTGATAACGCTTCAATAGCAGTTCGCAGAATAAAAAGAACGAATCGTTTGGGACACAGTCGTCTTCTAGAATAATACCTGCCTCTACATGCTCAAAAAACCAGTTGATAGCTGATGAAACGCTGCGACCACAACCCAAGTTTGTATCTCTAAAAAGCGTCTTAACTGTGCAAGGCCAGTCAATTTGGCTCATAATCAGATCCTTTACAGCTTCGCAATTGGCGCGGTCCTGATTATTACGCTGTCCATCAGCAGCAATAAATAACTGATCAGGCTGCTGTTTGCGTATTGCTTCAAAAACCACTTGTGTGGTTTGCGGGCGGTTAAAGACCAAAAATAGAACCGGTACTTGCATAAAATAGCGTATTGTGAGCTACGGCGCAGCCGCAATAAAGTAACTATGAAAGATTTTTTTATTTATACCAATGTCTAATTCACTCGAATTAAAATAAATAATGCCATTGCTGGTAAAGCTAATAGATTTATGTTATTATGCATTTATATTTTACTTATCGCCAACCAGCACATAGATAAACACTCTTAATAATGCGGGCGGATTTCGATTTGCTACAAAATAAGGGGAATGTAAACTACCGAGTAAAGCAAAAAAATCAAGAGCCACAAGTGGCTTATATATCTGACTATAATTACGCATTATCCATCTAACTGTACGTTTAGCAACACCCAAATTATCTTTAAATACAAGTTCATATTTATTTCCGATAAATACCTCGTTATGTGCTTTCATAAACGACTTGCATCCGGCGTAAGTCTGTTTCTTTAAATATTTAAATGTGCTTTTTCTCGCTGCAATATTATGATTAATCACTAAGTCAGGAGCTAAACCTACATGCATACCTTGCTGAACAGCATGAAATACAATTTGTGTATCACCCCCACTTGAAAGTGACGTGCCTAATCTGTCAGTCAATGTGTAATCACCTGCTTTTACGCGGTCTATATAGCCTGTTAGTACGTCTGTTTCAACAATCATTCCCGTACCAGCAGGATGACAGTTAGACCATGTTTTTTCATTTGAAAATATTATCTCGTTAATATGTTTCTCCTGAAACATATCTTTTCGCGAAGAAACCCAGGATGGCACATGTGGGTCCATTAAGGTAACACTTACACGACCAGGTCCCCAGCACTTTACGAAGGGATATTTATGTATTAAATTATAGATATTGTTTAAATAGTTTTCATCTGGCTCATTGTCATCATCAAAAAAAACAATCCACCTGCCTTTACTATGAGTTACACCAGTAATTCTGGCGTTGGTTAGGCCCGCTTTTGGTTCTTTTATTATTGAAATATATTCTGTATTTATTAATGGATACTTAAGCGAAAGTGTATCGTTAACTTGAGATTGAGTACCATTATCAACTATTAACCATTCAAATGAAAAATTATAGTTGATACGTAAAGCGTTGACAGCTTTTGCAAGTTTTATAAAAACTTTAGGATTTGGATTATACGTACAAGTAACGATAGAAAAGAACATACTCAAACGTTAAACAGTAGAATTACCAAGTAATGGTTGATTAACAATTCTATTGTTTCGAATATAATTAAAGTTAACTGCAATTAAGGTTTGTTTAGATTCAATTAATATAAAGTCATGATTAACCAAAACTGACAAAATGTCATCACGAACATTAAATTCATCATGTATTTCAATTGCAATTACTTTTGTTTTTTCGAGAAAATTCACTTGGCCAAGGTTTTTAAAAAGTTCAGATTCAGCCCCTTCTACATCTATCTTTAGTAAATCTATCCCATTTAGGTTATTATCCTGAAGAATATTATTAATGGTAATTGTATCCACTTGGGAATAAGCTCCTGAATTATTTTCTGAAGAAGAGATCGACCAGTCTTTCCCGTCTCTAAAATTTCTATTGAGATAAATATTTTTCTGTTCACTCCATACTGCCTTTTGGTACGTAACAATATTGGAAATCCCCAATAAATTTACCTTTAGTATATCAAAGTTTTCTTTGTCGGGTTCGACGCATACGAAGGAAGCTTCTGGAAAATAAGTATGTAAGAAGACAGCACTTAGGCCTATGTTCGCGCCCAAGTCTACAATGGTACTTACAGGAATTTCATTCAGCTGTATGATGTCAATTAACTCAAAGTATTCTTTGTTAATAAATATTTGTTCGAATACCAGAGCGTCGCTTGACCTTTTCCGCAATGTTACAGGATGCCCATCTACCGTTACCTTAACAAATGATATGTCCTGGCTTAATTCAAAACCATATGCATTAATTACGGAAAATTCATCAGTAACTTTTATAGGTTCAATTTGAGTTGACAGTATTCTTAACTGTTTAGATACAAATCTCCGTATTTTGTTATATATATTCATAATACACTTTTGAGTCCGCTTTTATAGATCACTAATTCGGCATCGGGTACGATATGGCCATGATCTTCCGTATGTGGGAAAGTTCTACCTTTCATCGGTGAACTAACTAAAGAGAAAGAAGTAGCATATTCTATACAGTCCAACGTTTCTGTATTATGACAACCTATCCATACAGTGGTAAAGTACTCGCCTGGAATTAGTTTAGGCAAATCAATTTTAACTGAAAATTGATTTGTGCAGTCAGAATAAGGAATTAGCTTTTCCAGAGTAGGAATTGCCTGCATCAAGGCTACGCCTTGTTGATTAAGTATATCAACAGCAACAAATGCATCTTTATGAATTTCGTTACTCAAATAGTCTACATGCAATACGATTTTGTTATCAATTAAGCTTTGCTCTATCTTTAATATACTTAATTTATTACTTTTTACTTTACAAGTATTTTTATCCTTAATCCACACATCGCTTCTATTTCTTTCTTGCTGCTCAAGGTATTTTCGAATACTCTCATTAACATCGCCATCAAAGCTTATTCTGCCTTTATTGATTGTTATTATTCGATGACAAAGTGCTTTTACCGCGCCCATATTGTGGCTCACAAAAAGTACGGTTCGCCCTTCGTTACGGCTTACGTCCTGCATCTTGCCGATGGCTTTTTTCTGAAACTCGGCGTCGCCTACGGCTAATACTTCATCTACAATCAGAATTTCAGGGTCGAGGTGGGCAGCAACAGCAAAGCCTAGGCGGACGATCATCCCGCTGGAGTAACGCTTCACAGGGGTTTCGATGTAGCGTTCGCAACCTGAAAAGTCGATAATTTC is a window from the Spirosoma rigui genome containing:
- a CDS encoding ABC transporter ATP-binding protein, which codes for MKPIIRVENLAKQYRLGDIGTGSLRDDAQRWWHRVRGKEDPYLTIGETNDRSTKGKDDYVWALKDINFEVMPGEVLGIIGKNGAGKSTLLKILSKVTGPTTGRIDYNGRIASLLEVGTGFHADLTGRENIFLNGAILGMTKREIQSKLDEIIDFSGCERYIETPVKRYSSGMIVRLGFAVAAHLDPEILIVDEVLAVGDAEFQKKAIGKMQDVSRNEGRTVLFVSHNMGAVKALCHRIITINKGRISFDGDVNESIRKYLEQQERNRSDVWIKDKNTCKVKSNKLSILKIEQSLIDNKIVLHVDYLSNEIHKDAFVAVDILNQQGVALMQAIPTLEKLIPYSDCTNQFSVKIDLPKLIPGEYFTTVWIGCHNTETLDCIEYATSFSLVSSPMKGRTFPHTEDHGHIVPDAELVIYKSGLKSVL
- a CDS encoding FkbM family methyltransferase codes for the protein MNIYNKIRRFVSKQLRILSTQIEPIKVTDEFSVINAYGFELSQDISFVKVTVDGHPVTLRKRSSDALVFEQIFINKEYFELIDIIQLNEIPVSTIVDLGANIGLSAVFLHTYFPEASFVCVEPDKENFDILKVNLLGISNIVTYQKAVWSEQKNIYLNRNFRDGKDWSISSSENNSGAYSQVDTITINNILQDNNLNGIDLLKIDVEGAESELFKNLGQVNFLEKTKVIAIEIHDEFNVRDDILSVLVNHDFILIESKQTLIAVNFNYIRNNRIVNQPLLGNSTV
- a CDS encoding glycosyltransferase family 2 protein; translation: MFFSIVTCTYNPNPKVFIKLAKAVNALRINYNFSFEWLIVDNGTQSQVNDTLSLKYPLINTEYISIIKEPKAGLTNARITGVTHSKGRWIVFFDDDNEPDENYLNNIYNLIHKYPFVKCWGPGRVSVTLMDPHVPSWVSSRKDMFQEKHINEIIFSNEKTWSNCHPAGTGMIVETDVLTGYIDRVKAGDYTLTDRLGTSLSSGGDTQIVFHAVQQGMHVGLAPDLVINHNIAARKSTFKYLKKQTYAGCKSFMKAHNEVFIGNKYELVFKDNLGVAKRTVRWIMRNYSQIYKPLVALDFFALLGSLHSPYFVANRNPPALLRVFIYVLVGDK